TGTAttccgcttcttcgccggcttCTTTGGATCCCCGACAGTCACCAACTCAGGCGGATCCATCACCGATATCTGGCCGCAGAGCCACCGCTCCGTgcccatggccttcttctccgcgGGCAGTTTCCTGGGCCCTGTTACAGCCCCGATCATGGGCGGCTTCATCTCGCAATACACCTCCTGGCGATGGAACTTCTGggtcgtcctcatcatcagcgGCGTCGTCTACGCAGCAgtgatcttcttcctccccgagaCATACTCTGCATATCTCCTACACCAAAAAGCCCGCAAACTCGGCCGCGCAGACGAAGTCGCCCCCAACCACAGCCCCAAGGAACAGCTTCGCAATAGCCTAATCCGTCCGTGGCTCATGCTCTGCACAGAAccaatcctcttcctcctctccctctaCATGGCCCTCATCTACGGAATCCTCTACCTCGACTTCACAGCCTACCCAATCGTCTACAAGCAATCCCGCAACTGGTCCGGCGGGATAGCAggcctctccttcctcggcaTCGGCGTCGGCATGGCCCTCGCCACAATCGGCTCGCCATACATCAACGTCATCCACACCCGCTTCGTCGCCCGTCTCGGAGGACCACAGCCAGAAGCACGCCTCCCGCACCTCATCCCCCTCGCCTGGCTCATCCCCGCCAGCCTCTTCTGGTTCGGCTGGTCCGCTGAACCCCCAACCCACTGGATTTGCGGTATCATCGCCGGTGCTCCGTTCGGGTTTACACTTATCG
The nucleotide sequence above comes from Aspergillus puulaauensis MK2 DNA, chromosome 3, nearly complete sequence. Encoded proteins:
- a CDS encoding MFS transporter (COG:G;~EggNog:ENOG410PFTW;~InterPro:IPR020846,IPR011701,IPR036259;~PFAM:PF07690;~SMCOG1106:major facilitator transporter;~TransMembrane:10 (i33-53o73-92i104-132o189-209i249-272o292-315i335-354o360-387i399-417o423-448i);~antiSMASH:Cluster_3.7;~go_function: GO:0022857 - transmembrane transporter activity [Evidence IEA];~go_process: GO:0055085 - transmembrane transport [Evidence IEA]), which codes for MKPESLSQPNHDQPPIVLDDHENPRQWPATKKWICTLIVASMTATVAFCSSIYTAAIDNIKDDFGCSDTVGTLGVTTFLLGFGSGSLLFAPLSELWGRQPIYRLTMGLFCIFQIACAVSPNIAALIVFRFFAGFFGSPTVTNSGGSITDIWPQSHRSVPMAFFSAGSFLGPVTAPIMGGFISQYTSWRWNFWVVLIISGVVYAAVIFFLPETYSAYLLHQKARKLGRADEVAPNHSPKEQLRNSLIRPWLMLCTEPILFLLSLYMALIYGILYLDFTAYPIVYKQSRNWSGGIAGLSFLGIGVGMALATIGSPYINVIHTRFVARLGGPQPEARLPHLIPLAWLIPASLFWFGWSAEPPTHWICGIIAGAPFGFTLIVLFLGIMAYLTDCYGPFGASALAANNVLRSIFGAVFPLFAGEMYGGLGVAWATSVLAFVALALTPLPWVFYRFGPRIRGRSRYHQKIKDMVE